Genomic DNA from Acuticoccus sp. MNP-M23:
AGGCGCTGGATGCCGCCATCGCCGCGGCCCGGCCCGGCGACGTCGTTCTTCTGTCGCCCGCCTGCGCCAGCTTTGACCAGTTCCGCTCGTTCGAAGCGCGCGGCGATGCATTCCGCGCGCTCGTCAAGGCGCGGATCGAGGCAACGGATGCGTAAGGCCTGTCCCATCCGTTCGGCGATCAGCCGGTGCCACGGGCCATCCTGCACAATGAGACCGACTGGGCGCCGCCTCGTTCGGCTGCGGTCCATCGAGGGAGCGAACCATGGTTAGTCGCGCTGAAAACACCGAGTTTGCCCGCTGGTGGTGGACCGTGGACCGGGTTCTGCTCATCACCCTTCTGGCGCTGATGGGCATCGGGCTGATGCTGTCGTTCGCAGCCTCGCCGCCGGTTGCCGAAAAGCTGGGCCTTGGCAGCTACCACTTCGTGCAGCGCCACGTCCTGTTCGCCATTCCGGCGGTGATCCTGCTCGTCTCGCTGTCGTTCCTGACGCCGCGGCAGGTCCGCCGGGTGGCGCTGGTGGTGTTCATTGCCGCGCTTGGCGGCATCATCCTCACGCTGTTTGCCGGCGTCGAGGTGAAGGGGTCGCGGCGCTGGATTTCGCTCGCCGGCTTTTCGTTGCAGCCCGCCGAGTTCATCAAGCCGGCCTTCGTGGTGCTGACGGCGTTCCTCTTCGCCGAAGGCTCGCGCCGGCCGGACCTGCCGGGCCGGCTTCTGGCGCTGTTCCTGCTTGCCATCGTCATCGCGCCGCTGGTGGCACAGCCCGACTTCGGCCAGGCGATGCTCATCGCCATCACCTGGAGCGCGATGATCTTTCTGGCCGGGCTGCAATGGCGCTGGGTGTTCGCGCTGGGCGGTATCGGCTTTGGCGGCATCGTGTCGGCCTATCTCTACCTGCCGCACGTCACCCAGCGGGTGAACGCGTTCTTCGACCCGTCGGCGGATGCCAACTATCAGGTCAACCGCTCCATCGAATCGTTCATGCGCGGCGGCTGGTTCGGCGAAGGCGCGGGCGAAGGCATCGTCAAGCGCCGCCTGCCGGACAGCCACACCGACTTCGTGTTCGCCGTGACCGCCGAGGAGTTCGGCATCATCGCCTGCGGCCTCATTCTGGCGCTGTTCACGGTGATCGTCCTGCGCGGCCTGTCTCACGCATTCAAGGAAACCGACGAGTTCGTCCGCCTCGCGCTGTCCGGCCTCATGCTTCTGTTCGGCGGGCAGGCGTTCATCAACATGGCGGTCAACCTTCAGCTGATGCCGGCCAAGGGCATGACGCTGCCGTTCCTGTCCTATGGCGGCTCGTCACTTCTGGCGGTTGCGCTGACCATGGGCTTTGCTCTGGCTCTGGCACGGCGCCGCCCTGGCCGGGTGCGCTTTACCGCAGCGCGGTCCACCCGCGAGGCGTTTGCGTGAGGGCGCTTCTGGCAGCAGGCGGCACCGGCGGGCATCTGTTTCCAGCGGAGGCCATTGCCGCGGTTCTCGGCGCGCGGGGCCATCAGGTCGCGTTGATGACGGACGTGCGCGCAAAGACGCTGGTTGCCCAGTTTCCGGCCGAACGCGTGGACTTTCTGCCCGCTGCCACGCCGCGGGTGAAAAACCCCGTTGCGTCGGCCAAGGCGCTTCTGGTGCTCGGCGGTGCGGTCCTGAAGGCGCGCAAGCTCATCAAGGCATTCGGGCCGGATGTGGTGATCGGCTTTGGCGGCTACCCGACAATTCCGCCGCTCAAGGCCGCGCAGACGCTGGGCCTTGCCACCGTGGTGCACGAGGCAAATGCCGTCCCGGGCAAGGCCAACCGCTTTCTCGCAAACAGCGCGACCATCTTCACGGCCTTTCCCGAAACGCCCGGTTTCGGCAAGCCGACGACCTTTGTGGGAATGCCGGTTCGCCAGGCGGTGAAAGCCGCCGCCCGGCCGTTTGAGGCACCCGGCGACACGCTGCGTCTCCTCGTGTTCGGCGGCAGCCAGGGCGCCCGGATCTTCGCCGACATCGTACCCCCGGCACTCTCCGCGCTCTCGCCCGAGCACCGGGCGATGCTGAGGATCACCCAGCAGTGCCGTCCGGAAGACCTTGAACGCACCCGCGCAGCCTACGATGCGGCGGGCATTGCGGCCGATCTTGCGCCCTTCTTCACCGATCTGCCGCAGCGGATGGCGGACGCGCATCTTGTGGTGTGCCGCTCCGGCGCATCCACCGTCGCCGAGCTTGCGGTGATCGGCCGGCCCTCGCTTCTGGTGCCGCTGCCGGGCGCGCTCGATCAGGACCAGGCCCACAATGCCGAGGCGCTTGCCGCTGCCGGCGGGGCCATCGCCGTCCTCCAACCCGAATTCACCGCAGAGCGGCTCACCGCCGAAATCGGCAAGCTCCTGACCGCCCCGGCATGGTTGGCGCAGGCAGCGGACGCGGCACGCGGCTTCGGCCGGCCCGACGCTGCGGAGCGCTTCGCCGATGCGGCCGAAAACGTCGCAAAGGCCAAGCCATGACCCCCACCATGAAGATGACCTCCGCCATCGGCCCGGTCCATTTCGTCGGCATCGGCGGGATCGGCATGTCCGGCATAGCCGAGGTGCTCCACAATCTCGGCTACACCGTGCAGGGCTCCGACATTGCCGAGAGCCCCAACGTTCTCCGCCTGCGCGACAAGGGGATCGACGTTGCCATCGGCCATGCGGCGGAAAACATTGCCGGCGCCACGGTGCTGGTCGTCTCGTCCGCGGTGAAGAAGGACAACCCGGAGCTGATGGCAGCGCGCGCCCGGCTCCTCCCCATCGTCCGCCGCGCGGAGATGCTGGGCGAACTGATGCGGCTCAAGCAGGCCATTGCGGTGGGCGGCACCCACGGCAAGACCACCACGACGTCCCTGGTGGCGACCTTGCTGGAAGCCGGCGGGCTCGACCCGACTGTCATCAATGGCGGCATCATCAACGCCTACGGCACCAACGCGCGCCTTGGTGCGGGCGACTGGCTTGTGGCAGAGGCCGACGAGAGCGACGG
This window encodes:
- the ftsW gene encoding putative lipid II flippase FtsW is translated as MVSRAENTEFARWWWTVDRVLLITLLALMGIGLMLSFAASPPVAEKLGLGSYHFVQRHVLFAIPAVILLVSLSFLTPRQVRRVALVVFIAALGGIILTLFAGVEVKGSRRWISLAGFSLQPAEFIKPAFVVLTAFLFAEGSRRPDLPGRLLALFLLAIVIAPLVAQPDFGQAMLIAITWSAMIFLAGLQWRWVFALGGIGFGGIVSAYLYLPHVTQRVNAFFDPSADANYQVNRSIESFMRGGWFGEGAGEGIVKRRLPDSHTDFVFAVTAEEFGIIACGLILALFTVIVLRGLSHAFKETDEFVRLALSGLMLLFGGQAFINMAVNLQLMPAKGMTLPFLSYGGSSLLAVALTMGFALALARRRPGRVRFTAARSTREAFA
- the murG gene encoding undecaprenyldiphospho-muramoylpentapeptide beta-N-acetylglucosaminyltransferase encodes the protein MRALLAAGGTGGHLFPAEAIAAVLGARGHQVALMTDVRAKTLVAQFPAERVDFLPAATPRVKNPVASAKALLVLGGAVLKARKLIKAFGPDVVIGFGGYPTIPPLKAAQTLGLATVVHEANAVPGKANRFLANSATIFTAFPETPGFGKPTTFVGMPVRQAVKAAARPFEAPGDTLRLLVFGGSQGARIFADIVPPALSALSPEHRAMLRITQQCRPEDLERTRAAYDAAGIAADLAPFFTDLPQRMADAHLVVCRSGASTVAELAVIGRPSLLVPLPGALDQDQAHNAEALAAAGGAIAVLQPEFTAERLTAEIGKLLTAPAWLAQAADAARGFGRPDAAERFADAAENVAKAKP